The Sagittula sp. P11 genome window below encodes:
- the dnaE gene encoding DNA polymerase III subunit alpha gives MADPRFIHLRTHTEYSLLEGALRLKKLPGMCADMGMPAVAVTDTNNLFAALEFSVGAAGAGVQPIIGCQIDLRYFEHAPGERIRPPAPVVLLAQTERGYEHLMKLNSCLYLRRDNELAHVTLDELEAHSEDVICLSGGPDGPVGRLLRTNSRAAAQTLMTRLHSIFEDRLYVELQRHPGEDGTPPEAEQLTERGFVEMAYEMGLPLVATNDVYFPKSTMYEAHDAMICIAEGAYVDQQEPRRRLTPQHYLKTPQEMAVLFADLPEALENTVEIAKRCAFMAYRRDPILPRFADDEVTELRRMANEGLQARLAVIPHAVPVEEYQKRLDFELGIIEGMGFPGYFLIVADFIQWAKDQDIPVGPGRGSGAGSLVAYALTITDLDPLRYSLLFERFLNPERVSMPDFDIDFCMDRREEVIQYVQQKYGHDRVAQIITFGALLSKAAVRDMGRVLQMPYGQVDRLSKMIPVEGVKPVSIEQALRDEPRLAEEARNEEVVDRLLKYGMQVEGLLRSAGTHAAGVVIADRPTDELVPLYRDPRSDMPATQFNMKWVEQAGLVKFDFLGLKTLTVIQNAMDLIFKSGRPLHVAADGTQLYEPPEGAENQINLIPLDDKVTYKLYASAKTVAVFQVESSGMMDALKRMKPTCIEDIVALVALYRPGPMENIPVYCEVKNGLREITSVHPSIDHILAETQGIIVYQEQVMQIAQEMAGYSLGGADLLRRAMGKKIKEAMDAERPKFEQGAAKNGVEKKKATEVFDLLEKFANYGFNKSHAAAYAVVSYQTAWLKANHPVEFMAGVMNCDIHLTDKLAVYFEEVRKGLGLPWVPPCVNRSLATFDVVEGQLVYALGALKNVGLEAMKLVVEGRDGRPFSTVFDFARRVDLKKIGKRPLEMMARAGCFDVLDPNRRRLFDSLDALVAYSAAIHEQKSSAQVSLFGEAGDDLPEPRLSPVSDWLPAERLAEEFKAVGFYLSGHPLDDYMPALKRQDVVTLDEVMAKAERGPLVAKLAGVVAGRQERKSARGNRFAFAQLSDPTGAYEVTLFSETLEKSREHLETGSKVVVTVEATMESDQLKLLGRAVMPVDAAAAQGGPSGMRIFVDTEMALSQIASVLGRAAEQLPKAPRAPIVLRLAAPGLPGEVEMDLSERFPVTPEIKGAVKSLDGVLAVEDF, from the coding sequence ATGGCAGATCCGCGATTCATCCACCTCCGCACCCACACCGAATATTCTCTTCTCGAAGGCGCGCTCCGGCTGAAGAAGCTGCCGGGCATGTGTGCCGACATGGGGATGCCCGCCGTGGCGGTCACCGACACCAACAACCTGTTCGCCGCGCTGGAATTTTCCGTGGGCGCCGCCGGGGCGGGCGTGCAGCCGATCATCGGCTGCCAGATCGACCTGCGCTATTTCGAGCACGCCCCGGGCGAGCGGATCAGGCCGCCGGCGCCGGTGGTGCTGCTGGCCCAGACGGAGCGCGGCTACGAGCATCTGATGAAGCTCAATTCCTGCCTGTACCTGCGCCGCGACAACGAGCTGGCGCATGTGACGCTGGACGAACTGGAGGCGCATTCGGAGGACGTGATCTGCCTGTCGGGCGGGCCGGACGGGCCGGTGGGGCGGCTTCTGCGCACCAATTCGCGGGCGGCGGCGCAGACGCTGATGACCCGGCTGCATTCGATCTTCGAAGACCGGCTGTACGTCGAGCTGCAGCGCCACCCCGGCGAGGACGGCACGCCGCCCGAGGCGGAGCAACTGACGGAGCGCGGCTTTGTCGAGATGGCCTACGAGATGGGCCTGCCGCTGGTCGCGACGAACGACGTCTATTTCCCGAAGTCCACCATGTACGAGGCGCATGACGCGATGATCTGCATCGCGGAGGGCGCCTATGTCGACCAGCAGGAACCGCGCCGCCGCCTGACGCCGCAGCACTACCTGAAGACCCCGCAGGAGATGGCGGTGCTGTTCGCCGACCTGCCGGAGGCGCTGGAAAACACCGTCGAGATCGCGAAGCGCTGTGCCTTCATGGCCTATCGCCGCGACCCGATCCTGCCGCGTTTCGCCGACGACGAGGTGACGGAACTGCGCCGCATGGCGAACGAGGGGCTGCAGGCGCGTCTGGCCGTGATCCCGCATGCCGTGCCGGTGGAGGAATACCAGAAGCGGCTCGACTTCGAGCTGGGGATCATCGAGGGGATGGGCTTCCCCGGCTACTTCCTGATCGTTGCGGATTTCATCCAGTGGGCCAAGGACCAGGACATCCCGGTCGGGCCGGGGCGGGGCTCGGGCGCGGGGTCGCTGGTGGCCTACGCGCTGACGATCACCGACCTCGACCCGCTCCGCTATTCGCTGCTGTTCGAACGCTTCCTGAACCCGGAACGCGTGTCGATGCCCGACTTCGACATCGACTTCTGCATGGATCGCCGCGAGGAGGTGATCCAGTACGTGCAGCAGAAGTACGGCCATGACCGGGTCGCGCAGATCATCACCTTCGGCGCGCTCCTGTCGAAGGCGGCGGTGCGCGACATGGGCCGGGTCCTGCAGATGCCCTACGGGCAGGTGGACCGCCTGTCGAAGATGATCCCGGTGGAGGGGGTCAAACCCGTGTCCATCGAGCAGGCGCTGCGGGACGAGCCGCGGCTGGCCGAGGAGGCGCGGAACGAGGAGGTCGTCGACCGGCTGCTGAAATACGGGATGCAGGTGGAGGGGCTGCTGCGCAGCGCCGGCACGCACGCGGCGGGCGTGGTCATCGCCGACCGCCCCACGGACGAGCTGGTGCCGCTCTACCGCGACCCGCGTTCCGACATGCCGGCGACGCAGTTCAACATGAAGTGGGTGGAGCAGGCCGGTCTGGTGAAGTTCGACTTCCTCGGCCTGAAGACGCTGACGGTGATCCAGAACGCCATGGACCTGATCTTCAAGTCCGGGCGCCCGCTGCATGTCGCCGCCGACGGCACGCAGCTGTACGAGCCGCCGGAGGGGGCGGAGAACCAGATCAACCTGATCCCGCTGGACGACAAGGTCACCTACAAGCTCTATGCCTCGGCCAAGACGGTGGCGGTGTTCCAGGTGGAAAGCTCGGGCATGATGGATGCGCTCAAGCGCATGAAGCCCACCTGCATCGAGGACATCGTGGCGCTTGTGGCGCTGTACCGCCCCGGCCCGATGGAGAACATCCCGGTCTATTGCGAGGTCAAGAACGGCCTGCGCGAGATCACGTCCGTCCACCCGTCCATCGACCACATCCTGGCCGAGACGCAGGGCATCATCGTTTACCAGGAACAGGTGATGCAGATCGCGCAGGAGATGGCGGGCTACTCGCTCGGCGGCGCCGACCTGCTGCGCCGCGCGATGGGCAAGAAGATCAAGGAGGCGATGGACGCCGAACGGCCCAAGTTCGAACAGGGCGCGGCGAAGAACGGGGTGGAGAAGAAGAAGGCCACCGAGGTCTTCGACCTTCTGGAGAAGTTCGCCAACTACGGCTTCAACAAGTCGCACGCGGCGGCCTACGCGGTGGTCAGCTACCAGACCGCGTGGCTCAAGGCGAACCACCCGGTGGAGTTCATGGCGGGCGTCATGAACTGCGATATCCACCTGACTGACAAGCTGGCCGTCTATTTCGAGGAGGTCCGCAAGGGGCTGGGCCTGCCGTGGGTGCCGCCCTGCGTGAACCGCTCGCTCGCGACGTTCGACGTGGTGGAGGGGCAGCTTGTCTATGCCCTGGGCGCACTGAAGAACGTGGGCCTCGAGGCGATGAAGCTGGTGGTGGAGGGGCGCGACGGGCGGCCGTTCTCGACCGTCTTCGACTTTGCCCGCCGCGTGGACCTGAAGAAGATCGGCAAGCGTCCTCTGGAGATGATGGCGCGGGCGGGCTGTTTCGACGTGCTCGACCCGAACCGCCGGCGGCTGTTCGATTCGCTCGACGCGCTGGTGGCCTATTCGGCGGCGATCCACGAGCAGAAGAGCTCCGCCCAGGTGTCGCTGTTCGGCGAGGCGGGCGACGATCTGCCGGAGCCGCGCCTGTCGCCGGTGTCCGACTGGCTGCCCGCCGAACGGCTGGCGGAGGAGTTCAAGGCGGTGGGCTTCTACCTGTCCGGTCACCCGCTCGACGATTACATGCCCGCGCTGAAGCGGCAGGACGTGGTGACGCTGGACGAGGTCATGGCCAAGGCCGAGCGCGGCCCGCTGGTGGCCAAGCTGGCGGGCGTCGTGGCCGGACGGCAGGAACGCAAGTCGGCGCGCGGCAACCGTTTTGCCTTTGCGCAGCTGTCGGACCCGACCGGCGCCTACGAGGTCACGCTGTTCTCCGAGACGCTGGAGAAGTCGCGCGAACACCTCGAGACCGGGTCGAAGGTCGTCGTCACCGTCGAGGCGACGATGGAGAGCGACCAGTTGAAACTGCTGGGCCGGGCGGTGATGCCGGTGGATGCGGCGGCGGCGCAGGGCGGCCCTTCGGGGATGCGGATCTTCGTCGACACGGAGATGGCGCTGAGCCAGATCGCCAGCGTGCTGGGCCGCGCCGCCGAGCAGTTGCCGAAGGCGCCGCGCGCGCCGATCGTGCTGCGGCTGGCGGCGCCGGGCCTGCCGGGCGAGGTGGAGATGGACCTTTCCGAACGCTTCCCCGTCACGCCGGAGATCAAGGGCGCGGTGAAATCGCTCGACGGGGTGCTGGCGGTCGAAGACTTCTGA
- a CDS encoding MGMT family protein has product MRKVFIGMSLVLLASGCGDPLKDVPRLADVPVETEAGQADVLATSADAETLPVAPVADTAPQRGLLGFLKGKADAAQATTTVAAAEDAAADEAVTDDLDDVGSAPDDAEVVVVEAEEAPRRRGLFGLGGGDVQLAAATTSGAPRVNRRAAPRPGAPDAREIAYGTTVPYGQIARVCGVPGAKLGPVTQTWPEGGRGYQLHDSTPGSTGAHTFYMTGFKDGCARQFTAALVIFGSPESWEQIHYGPAGESLPVLATDVAYEGVKSKVCRVGKGKPCGSRMKALERDTVFVSVYERFEDNTRWKNILLHDGEVVAMDMKN; this is encoded by the coding sequence ATGCGCAAAGTTTTCATCGGAATGTCACTGGTCCTGCTGGCCTCGGGCTGCGGCGATCCCCTGAAGGACGTGCCGCGCCTGGCCGATGTGCCGGTGGAGACCGAGGCCGGGCAGGCCGATGTCCTTGCCACCAGTGCCGATGCCGAAACGCTTCCCGTCGCGCCCGTGGCCGACACCGCGCCGCAGCGGGGCCTGCTCGGTTTCCTGAAGGGCAAGGCCGACGCTGCGCAGGCCACGACGACGGTGGCTGCTGCGGAAGACGCTGCTGCGGACGAGGCCGTCACCGACGATCTGGACGACGTGGGCTCTGCCCCTGACGATGCGGAGGTGGTTGTCGTCGAAGCGGAGGAAGCGCCGCGGCGGCGCGGCCTCTTCGGGCTGGGCGGCGGCGATGTGCAGCTTGCGGCGGCCACCACGTCTGGCGCGCCCCGGGTCAACCGCCGTGCTGCGCCGCGCCCCGGCGCCCCTGACGCGCGCGAGATCGCCTATGGCACCACCGTGCCTTACGGGCAGATCGCCCGGGTCTGCGGCGTGCCGGGCGCAAAGCTGGGGCCGGTCACGCAGACATGGCCCGAAGGCGGTCGGGGCTACCAGCTGCACGACAGCACGCCCGGCTCGACCGGCGCGCATACCTTCTACATGACCGGCTTCAAGGACGGCTGCGCACGGCAGTTCACCGCCGCGCTGGTGATCTTCGGCTCGCCGGAAAGCTGGGAACAGATCCACTACGGCCCGGCGGGCGAATCCCTGCCGGTGCTGGCGACCGACGTGGCCTACGAGGGCGTGAAGTCCAAGGTCTGCCGCGTCGGCAAGGGCAAGCCCTGCGGCTCGCGCATGAAGGCGCTGGAGCGGGACACGGTCTTTGTCTCGGTCTACGAGCGGTTCGAGGACAACACCCGCTGGAAGAACATCCTGCTGCACGACGGCGAAGTGGTTGCCATGGACATGAAGAACTGA
- a CDS encoding glutathione S-transferase family protein, with amino-acid sequence MLTVYGEGRGFRVVWLLEEMGLPYRFRPVDMLAGVENDPEFLQINPSGFIPALVDGATVMVESIAIMDYLLARYGPHPLAPDPQSDAFAPYRQFLMMGEAGLAGASYWVLNARFLPTEAERDNPTVRHALRQYHNRMKLVRRQLERTRYLAGGGFTAADISVAYALLQSWKSAGIALEAPEAAYLDRCRDRDGFRRALEVCTSHASWG; translated from the coding sequence ATGCTGACCGTCTATGGCGAGGGCCGGGGGTTCCGGGTCGTCTGGCTGCTGGAGGAGATGGGCCTGCCCTACCGCTTCCGCCCGGTCGACATGCTGGCCGGGGTGGAGAACGACCCGGAGTTCCTGCAGATCAACCCCAGCGGGTTCATCCCGGCGCTGGTGGACGGCGCCACGGTGATGGTCGAATCCATCGCCATCATGGACTACCTTCTGGCCCGTTACGGTCCGCACCCCCTTGCCCCGGACCCGCAGTCGGACGCCTTTGCGCCTTACCGGCAGTTCCTCATGATGGGCGAGGCGGGGCTTGCGGGCGCGTCCTACTGGGTGCTGAACGCGCGGTTCCTGCCCACCGAGGCCGAGCGCGACAACCCCACCGTCCGCCACGCGCTGCGCCAGTATCACAACCGGATGAAGCTGGTGCGCCGCCAGCTCGAACGCACGCGCTATCTTGCCGGAGGCGGTTTCACCGCCGCCGACATCTCGGTCGCCTATGCGCTGCTCCAGTCGTGGAAAAGCGCCGGGATCGCGCTGGAGGCGCCGGAAGCCGCCTACCTCGACCGCTGCCGCGACCGCGACGGTTTCAGGCGCGCGCTGGAGGTCTGCACGTCGCACGCCTCGTGGGGGTGA
- a CDS encoding SlyX family protein gives MTDDMSRLEEQMAHLLRTVDDLSDVVARQDRELRDVSRRVEILLRREAQRDADTAGSIFLGDEKPPHY, from the coding sequence ATGACCGATGACATGAGTCGCCTCGAAGAGCAGATGGCCCACCTCCTCCGGACGGTCGACGACCTGTCCGACGTGGTGGCCCGACAGGACCGCGAATTGCGGGACGTTTCCCGGCGGGTGGAAATCCTGCTCCGCCGCGAGGCCCAGCGGGACGCCGACACCGCCGGCAGCATCTTCCTCGGCGACGAAAAACCCCCGCATTACTAG
- the hisS gene encoding histidine--tRNA ligase → MAKVKKAPRPKAQTPKGFRDYFGHEVRERTEMLSKIAGVYHRYGFEALESSAVETVEALGKFLPDVDRPNEGVFAWQDEDDNWMALRYDLTAPLARVYAEHRNDLPLPYRRFAMGPVWRNEKPGPGRYRQFYQCDADTVGAASVAADAEICAMLADCLEELGIPRGDYLIRVNNRKVLNGVLQAMGVADEEQAAAVLRTIDKFDKVGESGVRELLGKGRLDASGAYIDGVGLAPEQAEPVLAFLTARQSVRSTYVANLSEAALQGNFDMFGRFESVVRAMLSQETGGNEAEFVPANIANIATLMLLEQIVGHSEVGKEGVQELDEIVALLMAQGYGPDRIVIDPSVVRGLGYYTGPVFEAELTFKIPDEKGRKRQFGSVAGGGRYDDLVKRFTGQVVPATGVSIGVDRLLAALREKGRVGGSETGPVVVTVMDRDRMADYQAMVAELRQAGIRAEVYLGNPKNFGNQLKYADKRHSPVAVIEGGDEKARGVVQIKDLILGAKIAENASLEEWKERPSQYEVARGDLVAKVREILEGQA, encoded by the coding sequence ATGGCCAAAGTGAAGAAAGCCCCCCGCCCCAAGGCTCAGACGCCCAAGGGGTTCCGCGACTATTTCGGGCACGAGGTGCGTGAGCGCACCGAGATGCTGTCGAAGATCGCCGGGGTGTACCATCGGTACGGCTTCGAGGCGCTGGAGTCCTCGGCGGTGGAGACGGTCGAGGCGCTTGGCAAGTTCCTGCCGGACGTGGACCGCCCGAACGAGGGCGTATTCGCCTGGCAGGACGAGGACGACAACTGGATGGCGCTGCGCTACGACCTGACGGCGCCGCTGGCCCGGGTCTATGCCGAGCACCGCAACGACCTGCCGCTGCCCTACCGGCGCTTTGCCATGGGGCCGGTCTGGCGCAACGAGAAGCCGGGACCGGGGCGCTACCGCCAGTTCTACCAGTGCGATGCGGACACCGTGGGCGCGGCGAGCGTGGCGGCGGACGCGGAGATCTGCGCGATGCTGGCCGACTGCCTCGAAGAGCTGGGCATCCCGCGCGGCGACTACCTGATCCGGGTGAACAACCGGAAGGTCCTGAACGGCGTGCTTCAGGCGATGGGCGTCGCCGACGAGGAACAGGCGGCTGCGGTCCTGCGCACCATCGACAAGTTCGACAAGGTCGGCGAGTCCGGCGTGCGCGAGCTTCTGGGCAAGGGCCGGCTGGATGCCTCCGGCGCCTATATCGACGGCGTGGGGCTTGCGCCTGAGCAGGCGGAGCCGGTGCTGGCCTTCCTTACGGCTCGCCAAAGTGTCCGCAGTACGTATGTCGCGAACCTGTCTGAGGCAGCGCTTCAAGGCAATTTCGATATGTTCGGTCGCTTTGAAAGCGTCGTGCGGGCAATGTTGTCGCAAGAGACGGGGGGAAATGAGGCCGAATTTGTACCTGCTAACATCGCAAACATCGCCACCCTGATGCTCTTGGAACAAATTGTTGGTCACTCCGAAGTCGGCAAGGAGGGTGTGCAAGAGCTGGATGAAATCGTCGCGCTTCTCATGGCGCAGGGCTATGGTCCCGACCGCATCGTGATCGATCCGTCGGTGGTGCGTGGCCTGGGCTATTACACCGGGCCGGTGTTCGAGGCAGAGCTGACCTTCAAGATTCCCGACGAGAAGGGCCGCAAGCGGCAGTTCGGATCTGTCGCGGGCGGCGGGCGCTACGACGATCTGGTGAAGCGCTTCACCGGGCAGGTTGTGCCCGCGACGGGTGTCTCCATCGGTGTGGACCGGCTGCTGGCGGCGCTGCGCGAGAAGGGCCGCGTCGGCGGGTCGGAGACCGGGCCGGTGGTCGTCACCGTGATGGACCGCGACCGCATGGCCGATTACCAGGCGATGGTGGCGGAGCTGCGGCAGGCGGGCATCCGGGCGGAGGTCTACCTCGGCAACCCGAAGAACTTCGGCAACCAGCTCAAGTACGCGGACAAGCGCCACTCGCCGGTGGCGGTCATCGAGGGCGGTGACGAGAAGGCGCGCGGCGTTGTGCAGATCAAGGACCTGATCCTCGGCGCGAAGATCGCCGAGAACGCCTCGCTCGAGGAATGGAAGGAACGGCCCTCGCAGTACGAGGTGGCCCGCGGCGACCTCGTGGCCAAGGTCCGCGAGATCCTGGAGGGGCAGGCGTGA
- a CDS encoding ATP phosphoribosyltransferase regulatory subunit: MTLQAYRAKAFALRDRFEAAGAVPVDCAVLQPAEVLLDLYGEDVRTRAFVTVDPVRGEVMLRPDFTVPVVQMHMAEGAEPARYTYAGEVFRRQEDHPERAPEYFQVGYEVFDRADPALSDAEVFAAFADALAPYGLRPVVGDIGILTAAVWGLNTTEQRRTALMRHIWRPRRFRALLDRYAGRVPVPASRTALLASDDPMAGAGPVIGLRSEEEIRARIEVLRADASEPPLADEEVALIETLLKVSEACPHALEHLRDIAVDMPAIGAAVDRFGARCDAMEARGVDVTHLSFEASYGRTSMEYYDGFVFGFLCPQRPDWPAVATGGRYDALTRQLGQGREIPAVGGVIRTGLLVDLERMREAGQ; encoded by the coding sequence GTGACCCTGCAGGCCTACAGGGCGAAGGCCTTTGCGCTGCGCGACCGGTTCGAGGCGGCGGGCGCCGTGCCCGTCGACTGTGCCGTGCTGCAACCGGCGGAGGTGCTGCTGGACCTCTACGGCGAGGACGTGCGCACGCGCGCCTTCGTGACCGTCGATCCGGTGCGCGGCGAGGTCATGCTGCGCCCGGACTTCACCGTGCCGGTGGTGCAGATGCACATGGCCGAGGGCGCGGAGCCCGCGCGCTACACCTACGCGGGCGAGGTCTTTCGCCGGCAGGAGGATCATCCCGAGCGCGCGCCGGAGTATTTCCAGGTGGGCTACGAGGTCTTCGACCGCGCCGACCCGGCGCTTTCCGACGCGGAGGTCTTTGCCGCCTTCGCCGATGCGCTGGCGCCCTACGGCCTGCGCCCGGTGGTGGGCGACATCGGCATCCTGACGGCGGCGGTCTGGGGGCTGAACACCACCGAGCAAAGGCGCACGGCGCTGATGCGGCACATCTGGCGGCCCCGGCGGTTCCGCGCGCTTCTGGACCGTTACGCGGGCCGGGTGCCGGTGCCCGCGTCGCGCACGGCGCTGCTGGCTTCCGACGATCCCATGGCGGGGGCGGGGCCGGTGATCGGCCTGCGCTCCGAAGAGGAGATCCGCGCGCGGATCGAGGTGCTGCGCGCCGACGCGTCGGAGCCGCCGCTGGCGGACGAGGAGGTGGCGCTGATCGAGACGCTGCTGAAGGTGTCCGAGGCCTGCCCGCACGCGCTGGAACACCTGCGCGACATCGCCGTGGACATGCCCGCCATCGGCGCGGCGGTGGACCGTTTCGGCGCGCGCTGCGACGCCATGGAGGCGCGCGGCGTGGACGTCACGCACCTGTCTTTCGAGGCGAGCTATGGCCGCACCTCGATGGAGTATTACGACGGTTTCGTCTTCGGGTTCCTCTGCCCGCAGCGGCCGGACTGGCCGGCGGTGGCGACCGGCGGGCGCTACGACGCGCTGACCCGGCAGCTTGGGCAGGGCCGCGAGATCCCGGCGGTGGGCGGCGTGATCCGCACCGGCCTGCTGGTCGACCTGGAGCGGATGCGGGAGGCGGGTCAATGA
- the hisG gene encoding ATP phosphoribosyltransferase, translating to MTIKLGVPSKGRLMEKTFDWFGARGVMLSRTGSEREYSGAVEGVDGIELVLLSAGEIPRELAAGRVHLGVTGTDLVQEKLVQWDQKVAPLAELGFGHADLIVAVPQAWVDVDTLDDLDGAAAAFRARHGFRMRIATKYHRLVRAYLHMGGVADYQLVDSQGATEGTVKNLTAEAVADITSTGETLRANQLKILGEEPVLRSQATLYRSRVAELSDRQRSSLRALCDCLGVE from the coding sequence ATGACGATCAAGCTGGGCGTGCCCTCCAAGGGGCGGCTGATGGAGAAGACCTTCGACTGGTTCGGCGCGCGCGGCGTGATGCTGTCGCGCACCGGGTCGGAGCGGGAGTATTCCGGCGCGGTCGAGGGCGTGGACGGCATCGAACTGGTGCTGCTGTCGGCGGGCGAGATCCCGCGCGAACTGGCGGCGGGGCGGGTGCACCTTGGCGTGACGGGCACCGACCTTGTGCAGGAGAAGCTGGTGCAGTGGGACCAGAAGGTTGCGCCGCTGGCGGAGCTGGGCTTTGGCCATGCGGACCTGATCGTGGCGGTGCCGCAGGCCTGGGTCGACGTGGACACGCTGGACGATCTGGACGGGGCGGCGGCGGCCTTCCGCGCGCGGCACGGTTTCAGGATGCGGATCGCGACGAAGTATCACCGGCTGGTGCGGGCCTACCTGCACATGGGCGGCGTGGCCGACTACCAGCTTGTCGACAGCCAGGGCGCGACCGAAGGCACGGTGAAGAACCTGACGGCGGAGGCGGTGGCGGACATCACCTCGACCGGCGAGACGCTGCGCGCCAACCAGCTGAAAATCCTCGGCGAAGAGCCGGTGCTGCGCTCGCAGGCGACGCTGTACCGGTCGCGGGTGGCGGAGCTATCGGACCGGCAGCGCAGCTCCCTGCGGGCGCTGTGTGACTGCCTGGGGGTCGAATAA
- a CDS encoding AarF/ABC1/UbiB kinase family protein: MDPKRPRAVPRSRFARAAGLGSLATGIAGSAALGAAVSMLRGERPDRRALLLTPGNVNRLTRELARMRGAAMKLGQLLSMENSDLLPPDLARVLARLRDDAHHMPPRQLKQVLMAEYGPDALKRFRQFDPRPRAAASIGQVHRVTAADGRDLALKIQYPGIAQAIRADVANLGTLLRASGLLPKTLDLAPLLAEATAQLEEEADYALEATRLARFHDLLKDAPAFVVPRPHPDLSTPRILAMDFIESHPIDTLEDAEQQQRDTALTRLFTLFLRELFHWRLVQTDPNFANYRLTPDGTRIVLLDFGATRAFTPESTARFRALLDATHRGDPDALRQALAGTGFITDTTPADQVRTILDMAALIRPVLTSGTPFDFGDTTLLNTLRRMGEHLTLTQGYSEVPHMDALHLQRKLAGLVLLATRMRARVPLGTLLDDHLP; the protein is encoded by the coding sequence ATGGACCCCAAACGCCCCCGCGCCGTTCCCCGCTCCCGCTTCGCCCGTGCCGCCGGTCTCGGCTCCCTTGCCACCGGCATCGCGGGCAGCGCCGCGCTCGGGGCCGCGGTCAGCATGCTGCGCGGCGAGCGGCCCGACCGCCGCGCCCTCCTCCTGACCCCCGGCAACGTCAACCGTCTGACGCGCGAACTCGCCCGGATGCGCGGCGCAGCGATGAAGCTGGGCCAGCTCCTCTCGATGGAGAACAGCGACCTCCTGCCGCCCGACCTCGCCCGCGTGCTGGCCCGCCTGCGCGACGACGCCCACCACATGCCGCCCCGCCAGTTGAAACAGGTGCTCATGGCGGAATACGGCCCGGACGCGCTGAAGCGCTTCCGGCAGTTCGATCCACGCCCGCGCGCCGCCGCCTCCATCGGGCAGGTCCACCGCGTGACCGCCGCCGACGGGCGCGACCTCGCCCTCAAGATCCAGTATCCCGGCATCGCGCAGGCGATCCGCGCCGACGTGGCCAACCTCGGCACCCTGTTGCGCGCCTCGGGCCTCCTGCCCAAGACGCTCGACCTCGCGCCCCTGCTGGCAGAGGCCACGGCGCAGCTGGAGGAAGAGGCCGACTATGCCCTCGAGGCCACCCGCCTCGCGCGCTTCCACGACCTCCTGAAGGACGCCCCCGCCTTCGTCGTGCCCCGCCCGCACCCGGACCTCTCGACGCCGCGCATCCTCGCCATGGACTTCATCGAGAGCCACCCGATCGACACGCTGGAAGACGCAGAGCAACAGCAGCGCGACACCGCCCTCACCCGCCTCTTCACGCTCTTCCTGCGGGAACTCTTCCACTGGCGGCTCGTCCAGACCGATCCGAACTTCGCCAACTACCGGCTGACACCAGACGGCACCCGCATCGTGCTTCTGGACTTCGGCGCCACCCGCGCCTTCACACCGGAAAGCACCGCCCGCTTCCGCGCCCTTCTGGACGCCACCCACCGGGGCGACCCCGACGCGCTCCGGCAGGCGCTGGCGGGCACCGGCTTCATCACCGATACGACGCCCGCCGATCAGGTCAGGACGATCCTCGACATGGCCGCGCTGATCCGCCCGGTGCTGACGTCCGGGACGCCTTTCGACTTCGGCGACACCACGCTGCTCAACACGTTGCGGCGGATGGGCGAGCACCTGACCCTGACGCAGGGCTACTCGGAGGTGCCGCACATGGACGCCCTCCACCTGCAGCGCAAGCTCGCCGGTCTGGTGCTGCTCGCCACGCGGATGCGGGCCCGCGTGCCGCTGGGCACACTGCTGGACGATCACCTGCCCTGA
- the yghU gene encoding glutathione-dependent disulfide-bond oxidoreductase gives MTEYVPPKVWTWDQPSGGTWANLNRPVAGATHDKVLPVGDHPFQLYSMGTPNGQKVTILFEELLAAGHAAEYDAWLIKIGDGDQFGSGFVEANPNSKIPALMDHTGDAPVRVFESAAILMHLAEKFDAFLGPKDQRAEMLSWLFWQMGSAPYLGGGFGHFYAYAPEKYEYPINRFTMEVKRQLDVLDRHLASSRYMVGDHYTIADMAIWPWYGRTVHGQAYDAGEFLDVQSYKNVLRWADELQEREPVQRGRIVNRTGDGFVEERHSAADIDAVLKG, from the coding sequence ATGACCGAATACGTTCCCCCGAAAGTCTGGACCTGGGACCAGCCGTCCGGCGGCACCTGGGCCAACCTCAACCGTCCGGTTGCAGGCGCCACGCACGACAAGGTCCTGCCCGTGGGCGATCATCCCTTCCAGCTCTATTCCATGGGCACGCCCAATGGCCAGAAGGTGACCATCCTCTTCGAGGAGCTGCTGGCCGCAGGTCACGCGGCGGAATACGACGCATGGCTCATCAAGATCGGCGACGGCGACCAGTTCGGCTCCGGTTTCGTCGAGGCGAACCCCAACTCCAAGATCCCGGCGCTGATGGACCACACCGGCGACGCGCCCGTGCGGGTCTTCGAATCCGCCGCCATCCTCATGCACCTGGCCGAGAAGTTCGACGCCTTCCTCGGGCCCAAGGACCAGCGGGCCGAGATGCTCTCGTGGCTGTTCTGGCAGATGGGCAGCGCGCCCTACCTCGGCGGCGGCTTCGGACATTTCTACGCCTATGCGCCTGAGAAGTACGAATACCCGATCAACCGCTTCACGATGGAGGTGAAGCGCCAGCTCGACGTGCTGGACCGCCACCTCGCCTCCAGCCGCTACATGGTGGGCGACCACTACACCATCGCCGACATGGCGATCTGGCCTTGGTACGGGCGCACCGTGCACGGGCAGGCCTACGACGCGGGCGAGTTCCTCGACGTGCAGAGCTACAAGAACGTGCTCCGCTGGGCCGACGAGCTGCAGGAGCGTGAACCGGTGCAGCGCGGCCGCATCGTCAACCGCACCGGCGACGGCTTCGTCGAGGAGCGCCACAGCGCGGCGGACATCGACGCCGTCCTCAAAGGCTGA